One Melanotaenia boesemani isolate fMelBoe1 chromosome 8, fMelBoe1.pri, whole genome shotgun sequence DNA segment encodes these proteins:
- the fam78ba gene encoding protein FAM78B codes for MSILARYHLLPSSLALLILLVACTMGCLQSIACKPRIRRENIVVYEVSASIDQCPTIVEENSPIVLRYKTPYFRASAGVVMPPVPRNETWVVGWIQACTQMEFYNTYGDVGMSSWELPELREGRVKAISDSDGVSYPWYGNTTETVTLTGPTSKPSRLTVSMNDNFYPSVTWAVPISNSNTPMLTHITRDQSFITWLVAMNSITKERIVLQTVRWRMRVDIAVDPDMPLGSRASLVGRPYQEQPHILNYQEPIPPNALGRPNANDAQVLMWRPRRGAPLVVIPPK; via the exons ATGAGCATACTGGCAAGGTATCACTTGCTCCCTTCTTCTCTGGCTTTGCTCATTTTGCTTGTCGCCTGCACTATGGGCTGTCTTCAGAGCATCGCATGCAAGCCCCGCATCAGACGGGAGAACATTGTGGTTTATGAGGTGTCTGCCTCTATTGACCAGTGTCCCACAATCGTTGAAGAGAACTCACCAATTGTGCTCCGTTACAAGACGCCCTACTTCAGGGCTTCAGCAGGAGTTGTGATGCCTCCAGTGCCCCGCAATGAAACCTGGGTGGTGGGCTGGATCCAAGCTTGTACACAGATGGAGTTCTACAATACCTATGGTGATGTTGGCAT GTCCAGCTGGGAGCTACCAGAGCTGCGGGAGGGTCGGGTTAAAGCCATCAGCGACTCCGATGGGGTGAGCTACCCCTGGTATGGCAACACTACAGAGACAGTCACCCTAACCGGCCCCACATCCAAACCATCTCGACTGACAGTCAGCATGAATGACAACTTCTACCCCAGCGTGACTTGGGCAGTCCCCATCAGCAACAGCAATACACCTATGCTGACCCACATCACCAGGGACCAGAGCTTCATCACCTGGCTGGTCGCCATGAACTCCATCACCAAG GAGCGTATTGTGTTGCAGACAGTTCGATGGCGGATGCGGGTCGACATTGCTGTGGATCCGGACATGCCTCTGGGCTCTCGAGCCTCATTGGTGGGTCGTCCCTACCAGGAACAGCCACACATCCTCAACTACCAGGAGCCCATCCCACCCAATGCACTGGGAAGACCCAACGCTAATGATGCCCAAGTGCTGATGTGGAGGCCTCGGAGAGGGGCGCCACTCGTGGTCATACCTCCTAAATAA